In Sphaeramia orbicularis chromosome 5, fSphaOr1.1, whole genome shotgun sequence, a genomic segment contains:
- the ddi2 gene encoding protein DDI1 homolog 2 isoform X4 gives MLVTVFCAPRDRPETTFALHVSPELELRDFVALCALESGIPDGEIQITYAEETLKDPTRALGNYGVKDGDVVVLRQADRRPPPTQPAFPGLPQIDFRSITVPGTSSSSQRGATRPQQQPQQQPPPQRTTQPSTPMAFRGSSPQGLDDPALLQQMLLSNPHELSLLKERNPPLAEALLSGDLERFTKVLQEQQQDRARREQERIRLLTADPFDLEAQAKIEEDIRQHNVEENMTIAMEEAPESFGQVVMLYINCKVNGHPVKAFVDSGAQMTIMSQACAERCNIMRLVDRRWAGIAKGVGTQKIIGRVHLAQVQIEGDFLPCSFSILEDQPMDMLLGLDMLKRHQCSIDLKKSVLLIGTTGTETRFLSESELPECARLAYGAEGREDARPDEIADRELAEALQRSIQESGQH, from the exons ATGCTGGTCACCGTTTTCTGCGCTCCGAGGGATCGTCCAGAAACCACCTTCGCCCTCCATGTGTCTCCAGAGCTGGAACTGAGAGACTTTGTAGCACTTTGTGCATTGGAATCTGGAATCCCAGATGGAGAAATTCAG ATCACATATGCAGAAGAGACCCTGAAAGACCCCACTCGTGCCTTGGGGAATTATGGTGTAAAGGATGGAGATGTGGTGGTTCTCAGGCAAGCAGACAGGAGGCCACCACCCACTCAGCCAGCCTTTCCAG GTCTGCCCCAAATTGACTTCCGATCCATCACAGTCCCAGGCACGTCTTCGTCCAGTCAACGTGGTGCTACAAGGCCTCAACAACAGCCTCAGCAACAGCCTCCACCGCAGCGCACCACACAACCTTCCACACCAATGGCCTTTCGCGGCTCCTCTCCTCAGGGGCTGGATGACCCTGCCTTACTTCAGCAGATGCTATTATCTAATCCACACGAGCTGTCACTCCTGAAGGAGCGAAACCCACCTCTTGCTGAGGCCCTGCTAAGTGGAGACTTAG AGCGTTTTACTAAAGTGCTACAGGAGCAACAGCAGGATCGAGCCCGACGGGAGCAAGAAAGAATCAGGCTACTGACTGCTGATCCTTTTGATTTGGAAGCCCAAGCAAAGATTGAAGAGGACATTAG GCAGCACAATGTGGAAGAAAATATGACCATTGCAATGGAGGAGGCCCCAGAAAGTTTTGGACAAGTAGTTATGCTCTACATTAACTGCAAAGTCAATGGGCACCCTGTGAAAGCTTTTGTTGACTCAG GAGCTCAGATGACCATCATGAGCCAAGCGTGCGCTGAACGCTGCAACATCATGCGGTTGGTGGATCGACGCTGGGCAGGGATTGCCAAGGGAGTGGGCACCCAGAAGATCATCGGCAGAGTTCATTTGG CTCAGGTCCAGATAGAGGGAGATTTTCTACCTTGTTCTTTCTCCATCTTGGAGGACCAACCGATGGATATGCTGCTTGGTCTGGATATGCTGAAGAGACACCAG tgTTCAATTGACCTAAAGAAGAGTGTGCTTCTAATAGGCACCACAGGCACTGAAACCCGCTTTCTGTCTGAGTCAGAGTTGCCAGAGTGTGCCCGTCTTGCATACGGGGCAGAGGGCCGTGAAGATGCTCGTCCAGATGAGATAGCTGACCGAGAACTAGCAGAGGCGCTTCAGAGGTCCATACAGGAAAGCG GACAGCACTGA
- the ddi2 gene encoding protein DDI1 homolog 2 isoform X1: MMCVVCALTPEQDSTDALGDSWRGPYKPDTADGQTTSPQPPPFTLHRTLDQMSSSSSTSSGQPQNPSLDRSQSAPAAMEQASAPGRCQNQSEIQEPPQPSSIPEDAIPPPLQVQTHPLSERSDFKVPPETSPSVEVLPVCPRPEDMATSSSLTLQNPESEAQPEITKGDAESEEVVNSPMLLQPEELSPIQPMEQEAAESDAVDGTEICVSTPNQSDSVEMESPPPCQNLVSSERDQPEGERCSSSDSIPSLAAALIELHELLVSNNCAQSQNRSSSCSPSLPFRQDTNEVAPDPRTPTPENPQIDPSTAITTGAEPSNAKANHAAVVSDEGPSTCLLPDLCVQDEHLGVDTAETVEVQEPPQCPDVSGEEWGTDRCGQDEANNISICQPEPEVSPDPAGQLEFREPPEGQQGRGVADGRASGNNTPDAVGPQTEHSFLSPLSMAVGSPEELQSTSPSTPPPAQAPHPTSPAPLLPAPHPFIEQFPAEHIQRIQAAGFSAREAAEALEQAHGVVELALLALLARSITVPT, translated from the exons atgatgtgtgtggtgtgtgcccTAACCCCTGAGCAGGACAGCACTGATGCATTGGGAGACAGCTGGAGAGGGCCCTACAAACCAG ACACTGCAGATGGACAAACTACCTCACCGCAGCCCCCACCATTTACATTACACAGAACCTTAGACCAAATGTCCTCATCCTCATCCACCTCCTCTGGCCAACCCCAGAACCCTTCCTTGGATCGCTCACAGTCTGCCCCAGCCGCTATGGAGCAGGCCTCAGCACCAGGGCGGTGCCAGAACCAGTCTGAAATTCAGGAGCCTCCTCAGCCTTCATCCATACCAGAGGATGCCATTCCTCCACCACTTCAGGTCCAGACTCATCCTCTTTCTGAACGTAGCGACTTCAAAGTGCCCCCGGAAACCAGTCCCTCAGTAGAAGTCCTTCCTGTGTGTCCTCGCCCTGAAGACATGGCTACAAGCAGCAGTCTGACCCTTCAGAATCCAGAGAGCGAGGCACAGCCTGAAATCACAAAGGGAGATGCTGAATCAGAAGAGGTGGTTAACAGCCCTATGCTCCTACAGCCAGAGGAACTTTCTCCAATTCAGCCCATGGAGCAGGAGGCAGCTGAGTCTGATGCAGTCGATGGCACTGAAATATGTGTGAGCACTCCAAACCAATCTGACTCAGTTGAAATGGAGTCCCCCCCGCCCTGTCAGAATCTGGTGTCTTCAGAGAGGGACCAGCCGGAGGGCGAGCGCTGCTCCAGCTCCGACAGCATCCCCTCGCTGGCAGCTGCTCTGATAGAGCTACACGAGCTGCTCGTATCCAATAACTGCGCTCAGTCCCAAAACCGCAGCTCCTCCTGCTCCCCCTCACTTCCATTCAGACAGGACACAAACGAAGTGGCCCCCGATCCCCGCACCCCAACACCAGAAAACCCCCAAATCGACCCATCAACTGCCATTACAACCGGTGCAGAACCAAGCAATGCCAAAGCCAATCATGCTGCTGTTGTATCTGATGAGGGACCATCTACGTGTCTTTTGCCTGACCTCTGTGTCCAGGATGAGCATCTGGGCGTAGATACAGCAGAGACTGTGGAAGTACAAGAGCCCCCACAGTGCCCAGATGTCTCTGGGGAGGAGTGGGGGACAGATAGATGTGGGCAAGATGAAGCCAATAACATCAGCATTTGTCAGCCTGAGCCAGAGGTTTCTCCCGATCCTGCAGGGCAACTGGAGTTCAGGGAACCTCCAGAGGGGCAGCAGGGCAGGGGGGTAGCAGATGGAAGAGCCTCTGGCAATAACACCCCAGACGCTGTCGGCCCCCAGACTGAGCACAGTTTTCTCAGCCCTTTGTCAATGGCAGTGGGCTCACCTGAGGAACTCCAGAGCACCTCCCCCTCTACCCCTCCTCCAGCTCAGGCTCCCCATCCTACATCTCCAGCCCCCCTTCTCCCTGCTCCGCATCCCTTTATCGAACAATTTCCAGCTGAGCACATCCAGAGAATCCAGGCAGCTGGGTTTTCTGCCAGGGAGGCTGCAGAGGCACTGGAACAAGCCCATGGAGTTGTGGAGCTCGCTCTGCTGGCGCTTTTAGCCCGCAGTATCACTGTGCCCACCTAG
- the ddi2 gene encoding protein DDI1 homolog 2 isoform X3 — MHWETAGEGPTNQNPSLDRSQSAPAAMEQASAPGRCQNQSEIQEPPQPSSIPEDAIPPPLQVQTHPLSERSDFKVPPETSPSVEVLPVCPRPEDMATSSSLTLQNPESEAQPEITKGDAESEEVVNSPMLLQPEELSPIQPMEQEAAESDAVDGTEICVSTPNQSDSVEMESPPPCQNLVSSERDQPEGERCSSSDSIPSLAAALIELHELLVSNNCAQSQNRSSSCSPSLPFRQDTNEVAPDPRTPTPENPQIDPSTAITTGAEPSNAKANHAAVVSDEGPSTCLLPDLCVQDEHLGVDTAETVEVQEPPQCPDVSGEEWGTDRCGQDEANNISICQPEPEVSPDPAGQLEFREPPEGQQGRGVADGRASGNNTPDAVGPQTEHSFLSPLSMAVGSPEELQSTSPSTPPPAQAPHPTSPAPLLPAPHPFIEQFPAEHIQRIQAAGFSAREAAEALEQAHGVVELALLALLARSITVPT, encoded by the exons ATGCATTGGGAGACAGCTGGAGAGGGCCCTACAAACCAG AACCCTTCCTTGGATCGCTCACAGTCTGCCCCAGCCGCTATGGAGCAGGCCTCAGCACCAGGGCGGTGCCAGAACCAGTCTGAAATTCAGGAGCCTCCTCAGCCTTCATCCATACCAGAGGATGCCATTCCTCCACCACTTCAGGTCCAGACTCATCCTCTTTCTGAACGTAGCGACTTCAAAGTGCCCCCGGAAACCAGTCCCTCAGTAGAAGTCCTTCCTGTGTGTCCTCGCCCTGAAGACATGGCTACAAGCAGCAGTCTGACCCTTCAGAATCCAGAGAGCGAGGCACAGCCTGAAATCACAAAGGGAGATGCTGAATCAGAAGAGGTGGTTAACAGCCCTATGCTCCTACAGCCAGAGGAACTTTCTCCAATTCAGCCCATGGAGCAGGAGGCAGCTGAGTCTGATGCAGTCGATGGCACTGAAATATGTGTGAGCACTCCAAACCAATCTGACTCAGTTGAAATGGAGTCCCCCCCGCCCTGTCAGAATCTGGTGTCTTCAGAGAGGGACCAGCCGGAGGGCGAGCGCTGCTCCAGCTCCGACAGCATCCCCTCGCTGGCAGCTGCTCTGATAGAGCTACACGAGCTGCTCGTATCCAATAACTGCGCTCAGTCCCAAAACCGCAGCTCCTCCTGCTCCCCCTCACTTCCATTCAGACAGGACACAAACGAAGTGGCCCCCGATCCCCGCACCCCAACACCAGAAAACCCCCAAATCGACCCATCAACTGCCATTACAACCGGTGCAGAACCAAGCAATGCCAAAGCCAATCATGCTGCTGTTGTATCTGATGAGGGACCATCTACGTGTCTTTTGCCTGACCTCTGTGTCCAGGATGAGCATCTGGGCGTAGATACAGCAGAGACTGTGGAAGTACAAGAGCCCCCACAGTGCCCAGATGTCTCTGGGGAGGAGTGGGGGACAGATAGATGTGGGCAAGATGAAGCCAATAACATCAGCATTTGTCAGCCTGAGCCAGAGGTTTCTCCCGATCCTGCAGGGCAACTGGAGTTCAGGGAACCTCCAGAGGGGCAGCAGGGCAGGGGGGTAGCAGATGGAAGAGCCTCTGGCAATAACACCCCAGACGCTGTCGGCCCCCAGACTGAGCACAGTTTTCTCAGCCCTTTGTCAATGGCAGTGGGCTCACCTGAGGAACTCCAGAGCACCTCCCCCTCTACCCCTCCTCCAGCTCAGGCTCCCCATCCTACATCTCCAGCCCCCCTTCTCCCTGCTCCGCATCCCTTTATCGAACAATTTCCAGCTGAGCACATCCAGAGAATCCAGGCAGCTGGGTTTTCTGCCAGGGAGGCTGCAGAGGCACTGGAACAAGCCCATGGAGTTGTGGAGCTCGCTCTGCTGGCGCTTTTAGCCCGCAGTATCACTGTGCCCACCTAG
- the ddi2 gene encoding protein DDI1 homolog 2 isoform X2, which produces MSSSSSTSSGQPQNPSLDRSQSAPAAMEQASAPGRCQNQSEIQEPPQPSSIPEDAIPPPLQVQTHPLSERSDFKVPPETSPSVEVLPVCPRPEDMATSSSLTLQNPESEAQPEITKGDAESEEVVNSPMLLQPEELSPIQPMEQEAAESDAVDGTEICVSTPNQSDSVEMESPPPCQNLVSSERDQPEGERCSSSDSIPSLAAALIELHELLVSNNCAQSQNRSSSCSPSLPFRQDTNEVAPDPRTPTPENPQIDPSTAITTGAEPSNAKANHAAVVSDEGPSTCLLPDLCVQDEHLGVDTAETVEVQEPPQCPDVSGEEWGTDRCGQDEANNISICQPEPEVSPDPAGQLEFREPPEGQQGRGVADGRASGNNTPDAVGPQTEHSFLSPLSMAVGSPEELQSTSPSTPPPAQAPHPTSPAPLLPAPHPFIEQFPAEHIQRIQAAGFSAREAAEALEQAHGVVELALLALLARSITVPT; this is translated from the coding sequence ATGTCCTCATCCTCATCCACCTCCTCTGGCCAACCCCAGAACCCTTCCTTGGATCGCTCACAGTCTGCCCCAGCCGCTATGGAGCAGGCCTCAGCACCAGGGCGGTGCCAGAACCAGTCTGAAATTCAGGAGCCTCCTCAGCCTTCATCCATACCAGAGGATGCCATTCCTCCACCACTTCAGGTCCAGACTCATCCTCTTTCTGAACGTAGCGACTTCAAAGTGCCCCCGGAAACCAGTCCCTCAGTAGAAGTCCTTCCTGTGTGTCCTCGCCCTGAAGACATGGCTACAAGCAGCAGTCTGACCCTTCAGAATCCAGAGAGCGAGGCACAGCCTGAAATCACAAAGGGAGATGCTGAATCAGAAGAGGTGGTTAACAGCCCTATGCTCCTACAGCCAGAGGAACTTTCTCCAATTCAGCCCATGGAGCAGGAGGCAGCTGAGTCTGATGCAGTCGATGGCACTGAAATATGTGTGAGCACTCCAAACCAATCTGACTCAGTTGAAATGGAGTCCCCCCCGCCCTGTCAGAATCTGGTGTCTTCAGAGAGGGACCAGCCGGAGGGCGAGCGCTGCTCCAGCTCCGACAGCATCCCCTCGCTGGCAGCTGCTCTGATAGAGCTACACGAGCTGCTCGTATCCAATAACTGCGCTCAGTCCCAAAACCGCAGCTCCTCCTGCTCCCCCTCACTTCCATTCAGACAGGACACAAACGAAGTGGCCCCCGATCCCCGCACCCCAACACCAGAAAACCCCCAAATCGACCCATCAACTGCCATTACAACCGGTGCAGAACCAAGCAATGCCAAAGCCAATCATGCTGCTGTTGTATCTGATGAGGGACCATCTACGTGTCTTTTGCCTGACCTCTGTGTCCAGGATGAGCATCTGGGCGTAGATACAGCAGAGACTGTGGAAGTACAAGAGCCCCCACAGTGCCCAGATGTCTCTGGGGAGGAGTGGGGGACAGATAGATGTGGGCAAGATGAAGCCAATAACATCAGCATTTGTCAGCCTGAGCCAGAGGTTTCTCCCGATCCTGCAGGGCAACTGGAGTTCAGGGAACCTCCAGAGGGGCAGCAGGGCAGGGGGGTAGCAGATGGAAGAGCCTCTGGCAATAACACCCCAGACGCTGTCGGCCCCCAGACTGAGCACAGTTTTCTCAGCCCTTTGTCAATGGCAGTGGGCTCACCTGAGGAACTCCAGAGCACCTCCCCCTCTACCCCTCCTCCAGCTCAGGCTCCCCATCCTACATCTCCAGCCCCCCTTCTCCCTGCTCCGCATCCCTTTATCGAACAATTTCCAGCTGAGCACATCCAGAGAATCCAGGCAGCTGGGTTTTCTGCCAGGGAGGCTGCAGAGGCACTGGAACAAGCCCATGGAGTTGTGGAGCTCGCTCTGCTGGCGCTTTTAGCCCGCAGTATCACTGTGCCCACCTAG
- the LOC115420230 gene encoding rho guanine nucleotide exchange factor 19: MSQTPTMDIPEQLASRFPPLETDTEQDSGGLDESSNTMNQPEDSHSIDISSVLRSVAINQTWDFEKMFSVMPKLFSLPTPEEDESVADQNQSSEGTTDPVEGRVCGPFQSKYMNNFPLYQHYWLKSLKNDLHQLKKPSLSELMNPENLQELRSHFSPRHQLETVSPHLRLTLTLPCSSPPTPIKVTPSTLWQDLDEVKASGLLSTLTTREIRLQETMFELMGSEASYLRSLQIAVNHFYVSEALKQALSQMEHHILFSNIQRLMATSERFLMDLELRLGENVFISQVGDIVLQHCPAFHRLYVPYVTNMMYQEALLNQLQQQNKEFMYSLKTLEQDPVCQRQSFKSFLVLPFQRITRIRLILESILKLTEPESDSFPSLEKAIEAIHEVVRECDDGVKKMKQIEELICLETLLDFGKVKSIPLVISGRFLVREGPVRQLIVEGTSIPRTTLISVYLHLLSDLLIISSKRDEQFIVLDHAEFPTQVCTEHLNTEVLGLPSNSFILRLLKRRTGQPTAMILVTDTSSAKETWMKALSSKH, translated from the exons ATGTCCCAAACACCAACCATGGACATACCGGAACAACTCGCCTCAAGGTTTCCTCCTTTGGAAACAGATACTGAACAGGACTCTGGAGGCCTTGATGAAAGCAGCAACACCATGAACCAgccagaggacag tCATTCCATAGATATATCTTCAGTCCTCAGGTCAGTGGCGATAAACCAAACCTGGGATTTTGAGAAAATGTTCTCAGTTATGCCCAAGCTGTTCTCTCTCCCAACACCTGAGGAGGATGAGTCGGTAGCTGATCAGAATCAAAGCTCAGAGGG GACAACGGATCCAGTTGAGGGCAGAGTATGCGGCCCATTTCAGTCCAAGTACATGAATAATT TCCCTCTGTATCAGCACTACTGGCTGAAGAGTTTGAAGAATGACCTGCATCAACTCAAAAAGCCTAGCCTCTCTGAGCTGATGAACCCTGAGAATCTGCAGGAACTTCGGTCTCATTTTTCCCCTCGTCACCAATTGGAGACAGTTTCCCCCCATCTGAGACTTACACTGACACTCCCTTGTTCAAGTCCACCTACCCCGATTAAGGTGACTCCGTCCACGCTTTGGCAAGATCTGGATGAGGTCAAAGCGTCTGGTCTACTTAGCACATTGACCACAAGAGAGATTCGCCTTCAAGAG ACAATGTTTGAGTTGATGGGCTCTGAGGCTTCTTATTTGAGGAGCCTCCAAATCGCTGTTAATCATTTTTATGTATCCGAGGCTCTGAAACAAGCCCTGTCTCAAATGGAGCACCACATTTTGTTTTCCAACATTCAGCGATTGATGGCAACAAGTGAAAG GTTTCTTATGGATCTGGAACTTCGGCTGGGAGAGAATGTGTTCATATCTCAGGTTGGAGACATTGTGCTTCAACACTGTCCAGCATTTCACAGGCTTTATGTGCCATACGTGACTAACATGATGTACCAAGAGGCTCTTTTGAACCAGCTGCA aCAACAGAACAAGGAATTCATGTATTCACTTAAGACTCTTGAGCAAGATCCAGTGTGTCAAAGACAGAGCTTCAAGTCCTTCTTGGTCCTTCCCTTTCAGAGAATTACTCGCATTAGACTCATTCTGGAG agcatccTGAAACTGACTGAACCTGAATCCGATTCATTTCCAAGTCTTGAAAAGGCAATAGAAGCCATTCATGAA GTGGTGAGGGAGTGTGACGATGGGgtgaagaaaatgaaacaaattgAGGAATTGATTTGCCTGGAAACACTACTAGATTTTGGCAAAGTTAAG TCAATCCCTCTGGTCATAAGTGGACGTTTTCTAGTCCGTGAGGGTCCAGTGAGACAGTTGATAGTAGAAGGAACCAGCATCCCAAGAACAACACTCATCAGCGTCTACCTGCACCTCCTCAGCGACCTTCTGATCATCTCCTCTAAAAG GGATGAGCAGTTCATAGTGCTGGATCATGCTGAATTCCCTACACAAGTGTGCACTGAGCATTTAAACACTGAAGTCCTGGGTTTACCTTCAAATTCCTTCATACTTCGCCTCTTAAAGAGACGAACTGGACAACCCACTGCCATGATACTTGTTACAGACACAAG CTCAGCTAAAGAGACATGGATGAAGGCGCTGTCATCGAAACACTGA
- the cplane2 gene encoding ciliogenesis and planar polarity effector 2, translated as MTQVPAPGSVVVSDWHRCKDSKDYFSKILHKKRRKNFGLLESPVMSPLNAVDTVQYKIFISGKSGVGKTALAARLAGLNIPNMHYETTGIETTVVHWPVKLTENGRVLFFRLQLWDCGENALRRFDHLLPSCKEQVDAVLFLFSFTDRTSFEDLSNQIKKWTEPPLDRVVKLVVGTKFDLFMHCDVAEKDVRGFQMTSGLPVLRMGGEVSDGLGDVAPLLNCLAENLWHQDCVTVGSGSYRSQRETATLI; from the exons ATGACACAAGTTCCAGCTCCCGGATCCGTCGTCGTATCTGACTGGCATCGATGTAAAGACAGCAAAgactatttcagcaaaatccTACACAAGAAAAGGCGGAAAAACTTCG GGCTGTTGGAGTCCCCAGTGATGTCCCCACTTAATGCTGTGGACACAGTTCAGTATAAAATCTTCATCTCCGGCAAGAGTGGAGTTGGAAAAACTGCTCTTGCTGCACGTCTTGCAGGCCTGAATATTCCTAACATGCATTATGAAACCACAG GTATTGAGACAACAGTAGTGCATTGGCCAGTGAAACTAACAGAAAATGGCAGAGTGTTATTTTTCCGCCTGCAGCTTTGGGACTGTGGAGAAAATGCTTTGCGAAGATTTGACCATTTGCTTCCG TCCTGTAAGGAACAGGTGGATGCTGTCttgttcctcttctccttcactgacaggACGTCATTTGAAGATCTTTCAAATCAGATAAAGAAGTGGACTGAACCACCTCTGGATCGAGTTGTTAAATTAGTGGTTGGCACCAAGT TTGATCTTTTCATGCACTGTGATGTAGCAGAGAAAGATGTGAGGGGTTTCCAGATGACGTCGGGTTTACCGGTGCTGCGTATGGGAGGGGAGGTCAGTGATGGACTTGGTGACGTAGCCCCCCTCCTCAACTGCCTGGCAGAAAACCTGTGGCATCAGGACTGTGTTACAGTCGGATCAGGCAGCTACCGTTCACAGCGGGAGACAGCAACTCTAATTTAA